Proteins co-encoded in one Longimicrobium terrae genomic window:
- a CDS encoding circadian clock KaiB family protein, whose amino-acid sequence MHDSSGAAAPLRLRLYISGNAPNSLSAIRNLRVIAGEHLSGPYEIEVVDVVTDGVRAVHDRILVTPTLLLVDHPHVRVLGNLSDTARVLATILPHDQPHARS is encoded by the coding sequence ATGCACGACTCTTCCGGGGCCGCCGCGCCCCTGCGCCTGCGCCTGTACATCAGCGGAAACGCGCCCAACTCTCTTTCCGCCATCCGCAATCTGCGCGTGATCGCCGGCGAGCACCTGTCCGGCCCGTACGAGATCGAGGTGGTGGATGTGGTGACGGACGGCGTACGCGCCGTGCACGACCGCATCCTGGTAACCCCCACCCTGCTGCTGGTGGACCATCCTCACGTCCGCGTGCTCGGCAATCTGTCCGACACCGCACGCGTCCTCGCCACGATCCTTCCCCATGACCAACCTCATGCTCGCTCCTGA